A genomic stretch from Shewanella woodyi ATCC 51908 includes:
- a CDS encoding YchJ family protein → MTTETETLCPCGQNDREHPHLYTDCCAPYHQNIKTAGTPEKLMRSRYAAFVLGEYDYLIQTHHRDYLGDLTVEVLAEHTPQWLSLQVLSTQTKGDMGEVCFQAWYRDGNNIDAIHECSQFVQEANRWFYTQGTQKPAIYPKRNDTCLCNSGRKYKQCCLK, encoded by the coding sequence ATGACGACTGAAACAGAAACTTTATGCCCATGCGGTCAAAATGACCGCGAACACCCTCACCTCTACACAGATTGTTGCGCCCCCTACCACCAAAATATCAAAACGGCAGGCACACCTGAAAAATTAATGAGAAGCCGTTATGCCGCCTTTGTACTCGGTGAATACGACTATTTAATTCAAACTCATCACCGCGATTACTTAGGTGATCTTACTGTAGAAGTATTAGCCGAACATACACCACAATGGCTCTCTCTGCAGGTGCTATCAACTCAAACTAAGGGGGATATGGGTGAAGTTTGCTTCCAAGCTTGGTACCGTGATGGCAACAACATTGATGCGATTCATGAATGTTCCCAGTTTGTACAGGAAGCAAACAGATGGTTTTATACTCAGGGGACACAAAAGCCAGCAATTTATCCAAAGAGAAACGATACTTGTCTATGTAATAGTGGCAGAAAATACAAGCAATGCTGCCTAAAATGA